The following are from one region of the Bradyrhizobium sediminis genome:
- a CDS encoding GntR family transcriptional regulator, giving the protein MRTMSPPVGLPALAETDLVGQVARVLTQAIVQGRLSPGSKVVEAGIARELGVSRAPVREAARLLESQGLLVASPRRGFFVRKFAADDIDDIYDLRLCVERHAGVLAARNLTPETRDALRRQIDVLHRTADLDDPARQVEEDYRFHRLICEIAGNRRLLRLFDDLASELRMVIGLIGRLYDDPHEIARTHEPVLAAIEQGHPERIVAHIDYHIGHAWREVAKLVREIPPVAAGAK; this is encoded by the coding sequence ATGCGCACAATGTCCCCGCCGGTCGGATTACCAGCGCTCGCCGAGACGGATCTCGTCGGCCAGGTCGCCCGTGTTCTGACGCAAGCCATTGTTCAGGGGCGGCTTTCGCCGGGCTCCAAAGTGGTGGAAGCAGGGATCGCCAGGGAACTGGGGGTCAGCAGGGCGCCGGTGCGCGAAGCTGCCCGCCTTCTCGAGAGTCAGGGGCTGCTGGTGGCGAGTCCGCGCCGCGGGTTCTTCGTACGAAAGTTCGCAGCCGACGATATCGACGATATCTATGACTTGCGGCTGTGCGTGGAGCGGCATGCGGGCGTTCTGGCCGCGCGGAATCTGACCCCTGAGACGCGCGACGCGTTGCGGCGGCAGATCGATGTTCTTCACCGGACGGCCGATCTGGATGATCCGGCCCGGCAGGTTGAAGAGGATTACCGGTTTCACCGCCTGATCTGCGAGATCGCCGGCAACCGGCGCCTGTTGCGCTTGTTCGACGATCTGGCGTCCGAACTACGCATGGTCATCGGCCTGATCGGCCGCCTGTACGACGATCCGCACGAAATCGCGCGCACGCACGAACCCGTTCTTGCCGCAATCGAGCAAGGCCACCCGGAGCGTATCGTGGCGCATATCGATTACCACATCGGTCACGCCTGGCGGGAGGTCGCAAAGCTGGTGCGGGAGATTCCTCCCGTGGCCGCTGGTGCCAAGTAA
- a CDS encoding NAD(P)-dependent oxidoreductase: MAKVAFLGLGVMGFPMAGHLVKKGGHEVTVYNRTAAKAKQWADKFGGRTAATPKAAAEGQDFVMCCVGNDNDLRAVAIGADGAFAGMKKGATFVDHTTASAEVARELDAAATKAGFKFVDGPVSGGQAGAENGVLTVMCGGTADAYAGAEPVIAAYARMCKLLGPAGSGQLTKMVNQICIAGLVEGLSEGIHFAKKAGLDVQAVIDTISKGAAQSWQMENRYKTMNEGKFDFGFAVEWMRKDLSICLAESRRNGANLPVTALVDQFYSEVEKMGGKRWDTSSLLARLER, translated from the coding sequence ATGGCTAAAGTCGCTTTTCTCGGTCTCGGCGTCATGGGTTTCCCCATGGCAGGACATCTGGTCAAAAAAGGCGGCCACGAGGTGACGGTGTACAACCGCACCGCGGCGAAGGCGAAGCAATGGGCGGACAAGTTCGGCGGGCGCACGGCGGCGACCCCGAAAGCTGCGGCCGAAGGCCAGGATTTCGTGATGTGCTGCGTCGGCAACGACAATGATCTGCGCGCGGTCGCGATCGGCGCCGACGGCGCCTTTGCCGGCATGAAGAAGGGTGCGACCTTCGTCGATCACACCACGGCCTCCGCCGAAGTCGCGCGCGAACTCGACGCCGCCGCCACCAAGGCAGGCTTCAAGTTCGTCGATGGCCCGGTGTCCGGCGGCCAGGCCGGCGCGGAAAACGGCGTATTGACCGTGATGTGCGGCGGCACTGCGGATGCCTATGCCGGCGCCGAGCCCGTCATCGCGGCCTATGCCAGGATGTGCAAGCTGCTTGGGCCCGCCGGCTCCGGGCAACTGACAAAAATGGTCAACCAGATCTGCATCGCCGGACTGGTGGAGGGCCTGTCGGAGGGCATTCATTTCGCCAAGAAGGCCGGGCTCGACGTCCAGGCGGTCATCGACACCATCTCGAAGGGCGCCGCCCAATCCTGGCAGATGGAAAACCGCTACAAGACCATGAACGAAGGCAAGTTCGATTTCGGCTTCGCGGTGGAGTGGATGCGCAAGGACCTCTCGATCTGCCTCGCGGAATCGCGCCGCAACGGCGCCAACCTTCCGGTGACCGCGCTGGTCGATCAGTTCTATTCCGAAGTCGAGAAGATGGGCGGCAAGCGCTGGGACACGTCGAGCCTGCTGGCCCGGCTGGAGCGCTGA
- the dusA gene encoding tRNA dihydrouridine(20/20a) synthase DusA produces MMDWTDRHCRVFHRLMTRRARLYTEMLTTGAIIHGDRARLLGFDQSEHPVALQLGGSEPRDLAAAAKIGEDFGYDEINLNVGCPSDRVKDGRCGACLMAEPALVAEGVHAMKRAVGVPVTVKCRIGIDDQDPEIALDTLARSVVAAGADALIVHARKAWLNGLSPKENRDVPPLDYDRVYRLKASMPKVPVIINGGIPDLAAAKQHLDHVDGVMIGRAAYHEPWRLLAADPELFGEAAPYATMKDVFEAMIPYIEDQLAQGTRLHSMTRHLVGAFHGVPGARAFRRHLAENGVKQEAGVSVLHDAIALVADRAVAPIAA; encoded by the coding sequence ATGATGGACTGGACCGACCGGCATTGCCGCGTCTTCCACCGTCTGATGACGCGGCGCGCCCGGCTCTACACGGAGATGCTGACCACCGGCGCCATCATCCATGGCGATCGCGCGCGGCTGCTCGGCTTCGATCAAAGCGAACATCCGGTGGCGCTGCAGCTTGGCGGTTCGGAGCCGCGTGATCTCGCGGCCGCTGCGAAGATCGGCGAGGATTTCGGCTATGACGAGATCAATCTCAATGTCGGCTGCCCGTCGGACCGGGTGAAGGACGGCCGCTGCGGCGCCTGCCTGATGGCGGAGCCGGCGCTGGTTGCCGAGGGCGTCCACGCCATGAAGCGCGCGGTTGGCGTTCCCGTCACGGTGAAATGCCGGATCGGCATCGACGACCAGGATCCGGAAATCGCGCTGGATACGCTAGCGCGCAGCGTCGTCGCCGCCGGCGCGGATGCGCTGATCGTGCATGCCCGCAAGGCCTGGCTCAACGGATTGTCGCCGAAGGAAAACCGCGACGTCCCGCCGCTCGACTATGACCGGGTGTACCGGCTGAAGGCGTCGATGCCCAAGGTACCCGTCATCATCAACGGCGGCATCCCCGATCTCGCCGCGGCGAAGCAGCACCTCGATCATGTCGACGGCGTGATGATCGGGCGGGCGGCCTACCATGAGCCGTGGCGGTTGCTGGCGGCTGATCCCGAATTGTTCGGCGAGGCTGCCCCTTACGCTACGATGAAAGACGTGTTCGAGGCGATGATTCCTTATATCGAGGATCAGCTGGCGCAGGGCACGCGGCTGCATTCGATGACGCGGCATTTGGTCGGCGCGTTCCACGGCGTGCCCGGCGCGCGCGCCTTCCGCCGCCACCTCGCCGAGAACGGCGTCAAGCAAGAAGCGGGTGTCAGCGTACTGCACGATGCGATCGCGCTGGTCGCGGACCGCGCGGTGGCCCCGATCGCGGCTTGA
- a CDS encoding LPO_1073/Vpar_1526 family protein, whose product MTDQDQKAGSGATALQAGRDIIIQHGMTPEQMTQIMVSMARTLSTYQAEAREEADARLASFREELLRTFAEPGKANPEAFRDPDFQYLLNDSQESFARSGDEAVRDTLVDIIARRSLEKTRTRLALTLNDAATKATNLTANEFAALSLIYVARYTIRHNIGTFEQFCEYVKNNLIPFVKDISREQSSFGHMQTQSCGSISLGQADLFDLFRTSYGGVLGVGFDRAQLESHLPDGKKNAMDMLLIPSLHDASKLQPAAITFDVLKSKASETGLTENELQNVWNLFVSTIPPLNELLPPIISDFESLTDVWNNTLLKNFDLTPVGIAIGHANAKRVIGFDAPLDVWIK is encoded by the coding sequence ATGACGGATCAGGATCAGAAAGCCGGTTCCGGCGCGACAGCTCTTCAGGCTGGCCGAGATATTATCATACAGCATGGAATGACGCCGGAACAAATGACGCAGATTATGGTGTCCATGGCAAGAACGCTATCGACCTACCAGGCTGAGGCCCGTGAGGAAGCAGATGCCCGGCTCGCATCTTTTCGAGAAGAACTCTTAAGAACGTTCGCAGAGCCCGGCAAAGCTAATCCCGAGGCATTTCGTGATCCTGATTTTCAATACCTGCTGAACGATTCCCAAGAATCGTTTGCTCGCTCAGGCGATGAAGCGGTTCGGGACACACTAGTCGATATTATCGCAAGAAGGTCTTTGGAAAAGACACGCACGCGTCTTGCGCTGACGCTAAACGATGCCGCGACAAAAGCAACCAATCTAACCGCGAATGAATTTGCCGCGCTTTCGCTCATATATGTGGCGCGGTACACCATTAGGCACAATATAGGGACGTTTGAACAATTTTGCGAATACGTCAAAAACAATTTGATTCCGTTCGTTAAAGACATCTCGCGTGAGCAATCATCCTTTGGACATATGCAAACGCAATCCTGTGGGTCAATCTCATTGGGCCAAGCTGATCTCTTTGATCTCTTTCGAACTAGCTATGGGGGCGTTCTTGGAGTGGGTTTTGATAGAGCGCAACTAGAGAGCCATCTTCCGGATGGCAAGAAGAATGCGATGGATATGTTATTGATCCCTTCACTCCACGACGCATCCAAGCTTCAGCCCGCCGCCATCACATTTGACGTTCTGAAATCGAAAGCATCAGAAACAGGTTTGACTGAGAATGAACTTCAGAATGTTTGGAATCTATTCGTAAGCACGATCCCGCCCCTAAATGAACTGCTGCCGCCAATTATATCTGATTTCGAGTCATTAACCGACGTGTGGAACAATACACTATTGAAGAATTTTGATTTGACGCCGGTAGGAATTGCGATCGGTCACGCCAACGCTAAACGCGTAATCGGGTTTGATGCCCCCTTAGATGTATGGATAAAATAG
- a CDS encoding TRAP transporter small permease subunit, which translates to MSADTGASQPAGVANEFPHAFYAIIRAIDRFSDVTGKLIALTMLFLVVTISYEVVMRYGFNAPTVWVYESSFMANGAAFMLGCGYALYKGAHVRTDIYWENYSERTKGIVDMVSYILLFYPVMITFMLISFDNAWHSWDTGERSQESVWRVIMWPFRATIPLSAVLLMIQGVSEVLKCWYQIQFGREFEHKEKIEI; encoded by the coding sequence ATGTCGGCTGACACCGGAGCCTCGCAGCCTGCTGGCGTGGCGAACGAGTTTCCGCACGCCTTCTACGCGATCATTCGGGCGATCGATCGGTTCTCGGACGTCACAGGTAAGCTCATCGCCTTGACGATGCTGTTCCTCGTGGTGACGATCTCGTACGAAGTCGTCATGCGCTACGGGTTCAATGCCCCGACCGTCTGGGTCTACGAGTCGAGCTTCATGGCCAACGGCGCGGCCTTCATGCTCGGCTGCGGATATGCGCTCTACAAGGGAGCGCATGTTCGAACCGATATCTACTGGGAGAACTATTCGGAGCGCACCAAGGGGATCGTCGACATGGTCTCCTACATCCTTCTGTTCTACCCGGTCATGATCACATTCATGCTGATCAGCTTCGACAACGCGTGGCATTCCTGGGACACCGGCGAGAGGTCGCAGGAAAGCGTGTGGCGCGTGATCATGTGGCCGTTCCGGGCCACCATTCCGCTGTCGGCCGTCCTTCTCATGATCCAGGGCGTGTCCGAGGTACTGAAGTGCTGGTACCAGATCCAATTCGGGCGTGAGTTCGAGCACAAGGAAAAGATCGAGATATGA
- a CDS encoding sensor histidine kinase, with translation MSRPAEKPEVVQLPAEAPVVVPVSNRRAAAQRVREARDRLTSTSGTRPAFDRELLRQYAQTRVSASYVVMLLVVATGLLFGFWMEPISAAAWTCGMFCIHAVIIRHCRRFLGESPSLTATRKWRTRFVLLDLLYGLCWTAILIHPASLDVVSNTLMMFLMLLVIAVSSMLAASLPIAALVATAPVTAAIAVNFVLSGTFDNYVLALLAIAAEGYFALLAHRLHSTTLATLEARAEKDALIGELEQAKAISDEARHRAESANVAKSRFLAQMSHELRTPLNAILGFSEVMKSEIFGAHAVPVYKEYSADIHNSGVHLLNLINEILDLSRIEAGRYELNEEAVSLVHVVADCHHLLKLRASSRGITIHEVFEQGMPRIWGDERATRQIVLNLLSNSIKFTPQGGEIWLKVGWTASGGQYLSVKDTGSGIAEDEIPIVLASFGQGSNSIKSAEQGAGLGLPIAKSLIDMHGGTFTLKSKLRIGTEVIVTFPPERVMSALAPMAEEAPPLQPQSAATVTAEDKRRIRRQPIMSAGTGL, from the coding sequence ATGAGTAGACCCGCAGAAAAGCCCGAAGTCGTCCAGCTTCCGGCTGAAGCGCCCGTCGTCGTGCCGGTGAGCAACCGCCGTGCGGCCGCGCAGCGGGTGCGCGAGGCCCGCGACAGGTTAACTTCGACCAGCGGAACCCGTCCCGCTTTCGATCGCGAGCTGCTCCGGCAATATGCCCAGACGCGGGTGTCGGCGTCCTACGTCGTCATGCTGCTGGTGGTGGCAACCGGCCTCTTGTTCGGCTTCTGGATGGAGCCGATCTCGGCGGCGGCGTGGACCTGCGGCATGTTCTGCATTCATGCCGTCATCATCCGCCACTGCCGCAGGTTCCTCGGCGAATCTCCCTCGCTTACCGCCACCCGCAAGTGGCGCACCCGGTTCGTGCTGCTCGATCTGCTTTACGGCCTGTGCTGGACGGCGATCCTGATCCACCCGGCCAGCCTCGACGTGGTTTCCAACACGCTGATGATGTTCCTGATGCTGCTGGTGATCGCGGTATCGAGCATGCTGGCGGCCAGCCTGCCGATCGCCGCCCTGGTGGCGACCGCGCCGGTGACGGCGGCGATCGCGGTGAATTTCGTGCTGAGCGGGACCTTCGACAATTACGTGCTCGCCCTGCTCGCGATCGCCGCCGAAGGATATTTCGCGCTGCTCGCGCATCGCCTGCATTCGACGACATTGGCGACGCTGGAGGCGCGCGCTGAAAAGGATGCGCTGATCGGCGAACTCGAGCAGGCCAAGGCGATATCCGACGAGGCGCGGCATCGCGCCGAATCCGCCAACGTCGCGAAGTCGCGGTTTCTCGCGCAGATGAGCCACGAGTTGCGCACGCCGCTGAACGCGATCCTCGGATTTTCCGAGGTGATGAAGAGCGAGATCTTCGGCGCGCACGCCGTGCCGGTATACAAGGAATATTCCGCCGACATCCACAATTCGGGCGTGCACCTGCTCAACCTGATCAACGAGATTCTCGACCTGTCGCGGATCGAAGCCGGACGGTACGAACTCAACGAGGAAGCGGTGTCGCTGGTGCATGTCGTTGCCGACTGCCATCACCTCTTGAAACTGCGCGCCTCCAGCCGCGGCATCACCATTCACGAGGTGTTCGAGCAGGGCATGCCGCGGATCTGGGGCGACGAGCGCGCCACCCGTCAGATCGTGCTCAACCTGCTGTCGAACTCGATCAAGTTCACCCCGCAGGGCGGCGAGATCTGGCTGAAGGTCGGCTGGACCGCGTCCGGCGGACAATATCTGAGCGTCAAGGATACCGGCTCGGGAATCGCCGAGGACGAAATCCCGATCGTGCTGGCGTCGTTCGGCCAGGGTTCCAATTCGATCAAGTCAGCCGAACAGGGCGCGGGGCTCGGCCTGCCGATCGCGAAAAGCCTGATCGACATGCATGGCGGCACCTTCACGCTGAAATCGAAGCTTCGCATCGGTACCGAAGTCATCGTCACCTTCCCGCCGGAGCGCGTGATGTCCGCGCTGGCGCCGATGGCCGAGGAGGCTCCGCCGCTGCAGCCGCAATCCGCCGCCACCGTGACCGCCGAAGACAAGCGCCGGATCCGCAGACAGCCGATCATGAGCGCCGGCACCGGCCTGTAA
- a CDS encoding TRAP transporter substrate-binding protein — protein MNMLRYTSAIVVAAALGLAAAFTEPAQAQTPPKPILLKGQSTHPASANFHLIFKLWAETVEKMSGGRLKIETLPAGAIVPPFEVFDATSKNVLDVGMAPFGYILGRNTATIPMSHGPLFGMDGQDYWAWYYDGGGMKLLEEFYRDVLKLNVVGFPIPTDYPQGMGWFKKEINSLADLKGLKYRIYGIGAETYGRLGVSVVTIPGGEIVPAMERGVIEGAEWINCEEDKKLGLHQVAKHYYTPGMHEPVTGGQLIINGEVWKKLTPDLQEIIKVASVYATTQRNFSFNRETAHACQDLIKAGVQMHRTPDEILKNFLDEWEKIQGEYATKNPFYKKVIDSQKTYAEQIVPFKLSWFPPYNFAGEYYWKDKVYLQKK, from the coding sequence ATGAATATGCTCAGGTACACGTCAGCTATTGTCGTGGCTGCGGCCCTCGGACTCGCCGCCGCCTTTACCGAACCGGCCCAGGCTCAGACACCACCCAAGCCTATTTTGCTGAAGGGTCAATCGACCCATCCCGCATCTGCGAACTTCCACCTCATCTTCAAGCTATGGGCCGAGACAGTCGAGAAGATGTCGGGCGGCCGTCTCAAGATCGAAACTCTTCCCGCCGGCGCGATTGTGCCTCCGTTCGAGGTCTTCGACGCAACGTCGAAGAACGTTCTCGATGTCGGAATGGCGCCGTTCGGCTACATTCTCGGTCGCAACACGGCGACGATCCCGATGTCGCACGGTCCGCTGTTCGGCATGGACGGACAGGACTACTGGGCCTGGTACTACGACGGCGGCGGCATGAAGCTGCTGGAGGAGTTCTACCGCGACGTACTGAAGCTCAACGTCGTCGGCTTCCCGATCCCGACCGATTATCCGCAAGGGATGGGTTGGTTCAAGAAAGAGATCAACAGCCTCGCCGATCTCAAGGGCCTGAAGTATCGCATCTACGGCATCGGCGCGGAAACCTACGGCAGGCTCGGCGTGTCGGTCGTGACCATACCGGGCGGCGAGATCGTGCCGGCCATGGAGCGCGGCGTGATCGAAGGCGCGGAGTGGATCAACTGCGAAGAGGACAAGAAGCTCGGTCTGCACCAGGTCGCGAAGCACTACTACACCCCTGGCATGCACGAGCCCGTCACCGGCGGCCAGTTGATCATCAACGGTGAGGTTTGGAAAAAGCTCACTCCGGACCTGCAGGAGATCATCAAGGTTGCCAGCGTCTATGCCACGACGCAGCGCAATTTCTCCTTCAACCGCGAGACCGCGCATGCCTGCCAGGACCTCATCAAGGCGGGCGTCCAGATGCATCGCACGCCGGACGAGATCCTGAAGAACTTCCTCGACGAATGGGAGAAGATCCAGGGCGAGTACGCCACCAAGAACCCCTTCTACAAGAAGGTGATCGACAGTCAGAAGACCTACGCCGAGCAGATCGTCCCGTTCAAGCTCTCGTGGTTCCCGCCCTATAACTTCGCCGGCGAGTACTACTGGAAAGACAAGGTCTATCTGCAGAAGAAGTGA
- a CDS encoding TRAP transporter large permease, giving the protein MTGLELLGLLMLLVMLGAIFIGLPISFTLLFLAGVFGYIGMGERVLSLAYLQTIGIMKQDELVAVPMFILMGFICDEAGLMERLFRAFRDLFAPLKGALYVVVIVTATLFGIAAGTVGATVALLGIMAGPMMIRAGYDVRMSAGAIAAGGTLGILIPPSVMLVVMAPVLDISIIDLYAAAFGPGFLLSAMFIAYTLIRCHFNPKLGPPVPVEERPESMRIVLWECLVGLVPVTVLTVVTLGAILAGITTAAEAAALGALGAILLVVGYGRFTWDGLLKACYSTMATTSMVLLLAVASNVFGAVFAWLGTATWMTNALLASPLPPWGTMTLLLTLIFLLGWPFEWPAIVFIFLPMLAPVAKGLGYDMVWFGCIVAVVLQTAFLSPPVAMSAYYLKQVVKEWNLRLIYRGMADFMVIQVICVVLVLIFPAIAMWFPGWLQARRDADRKAQIEYVMPPKVAAAAVVGGK; this is encoded by the coding sequence ATGACGGGACTCGAGCTGCTTGGCTTACTCATGCTGCTGGTGATGCTGGGGGCGATCTTCATCGGTCTGCCTATCAGCTTCACGCTGCTGTTTCTCGCGGGGGTGTTCGGCTACATCGGGATGGGGGAGCGGGTTCTCAGCCTCGCCTACCTGCAGACCATCGGCATCATGAAGCAGGACGAACTGGTCGCGGTGCCCATGTTCATCCTGATGGGCTTCATCTGCGATGAGGCCGGGCTCATGGAACGACTATTCAGGGCGTTCCGCGATCTGTTTGCGCCGCTGAAGGGCGCGCTTTACGTGGTCGTCATCGTCACGGCGACGCTGTTCGGCATCGCGGCCGGAACCGTCGGCGCGACGGTGGCGCTGCTCGGTATCATGGCCGGGCCGATGATGATCCGCGCCGGCTACGACGTGCGCATGTCGGCGGGCGCGATCGCGGCTGGAGGCACGCTCGGTATCCTGATTCCGCCGTCGGTGATGCTGGTCGTGATGGCGCCCGTGCTGGACATCTCGATCATCGATTTGTACGCGGCCGCGTTCGGCCCGGGCTTTCTGCTCTCCGCCATGTTCATCGCCTACACCCTGATCCGCTGTCATTTCAATCCGAAGCTCGGTCCGCCGGTGCCTGTCGAGGAGCGGCCGGAATCGATGCGGATCGTCCTGTGGGAATGCCTGGTCGGCCTCGTTCCGGTGACGGTGCTTACCGTCGTCACGCTTGGTGCGATTCTCGCCGGGATCACGACGGCCGCGGAGGCTGCAGCGCTCGGCGCGCTCGGCGCCATCCTGCTGGTCGTCGGCTACGGCAGATTCACCTGGGACGGCTTGCTGAAGGCCTGCTACAGCACGATGGCGACGACCAGCATGGTGCTGCTCCTCGCTGTCGCCTCCAACGTGTTCGGTGCGGTGTTCGCGTGGCTCGGTACGGCCACGTGGATGACCAATGCTCTGCTTGCCTCGCCGCTGCCTCCCTGGGGCACGATGACGCTGCTGCTGACTCTGATATTCCTGCTCGGCTGGCCATTCGAATGGCCGGCGATCGTGTTCATCTTCCTTCCGATGCTGGCGCCTGTGGCCAAGGGGCTCGGCTACGATATGGTATGGTTCGGCTGCATCGTCGCGGTCGTTCTCCAGACAGCCTTCCTGTCTCCGCCGGTCGCGATGTCGGCCTACTACCTCAAGCAGGTGGTGAAGGAATGGAACCTGAGGTTGATCTACCGCGGCATGGCTGACTTCATGGTCATCCAGGTTATCTGCGTGGTCCTGGTGCTGATCTTCCCCGCGATCGCGATGTGGTTCCCAGGCTGGCTGCAGGCCCGCAGGGATGCGGACCGCAAGGCGCAAATCGAGTATGTGATGCCGCCAAAGGTCGCAGCCGCTGCGGTAGTCGGAGGGAAGTGA
- a CDS encoding TIGR02281 family clan AA aspartic protease yields the protein MSRFLLVLLMLAATAGAVVAYKDPEQLARASDSVSDMLRKRTVSTGRAVQIARGQGGEFALRAKINGVSAPMVIDTGATSVVLTWETAKAAGLPLELLIYNVDVETAGGHTKAARLTLDRLAIGKLVERSVPALVVPRGQMKTNLLGMSFLDRLESWEVRADRLMLHGYP from the coding sequence GTGAGCCGCTTTCTGCTCGTGCTCCTGATGCTGGCGGCGACGGCCGGCGCCGTGGTCGCCTACAAGGATCCGGAACAGCTCGCGCGCGCCAGCGACAGCGTGTCCGACATGCTGCGCAAACGAACCGTATCGACGGGGCGCGCGGTGCAGATCGCGCGCGGCCAGGGCGGTGAGTTCGCGCTGCGCGCCAAAATCAATGGCGTCAGCGCCCCGATGGTGATCGATACCGGCGCGACCTCTGTCGTGCTGACCTGGGAAACGGCCAAGGCGGCCGGGCTGCCGCTCGAGCTGCTCATATATAATGTCGACGTCGAGACCGCCGGTGGACACACCAAGGCCGCGCGGCTGACGCTCGATCGCCTGGCGATCGGCAAGCTGGTCGAGCGTTCGGTGCCGGCCCTCGTGGTGCCGCGCGGACAGATGAAAACCAACCTGCTCGGGATGAGTTTTCTGGACCGGCTGGAAAGCTGGGAAGTGCGCGCCGACCGGCTGATGCTGCACGGCTACCCGTAG
- a CDS encoding DUF1289 domain-containing protein: protein MSKETPCTAVCMIDPRTSLCFGCGRTLPEIARWQEMDGAERHAVMAQLPARMVEAGLAPPATAAAAKPA from the coding sequence ATGAGCAAAGAAACGCCGTGCACCGCAGTTTGTATGATCGATCCCAGAACCAGCCTTTGCTTCGGCTGCGGCCGTACCTTGCCGGAGATCGCGCGCTGGCAGGAGATGGACGGCGCGGAGCGGCATGCCGTCATGGCGCAGCTTCCGGCGCGCATGGTCGAGGCCGGGCTTGCTCCGCCCGCGACGGCGGCGGCCGCGAAGCCGGCCTGA
- a CDS encoding histone deacetylase family protein has translation MKAVHTELHRSHDPQFFLVRGVVKRTTEQPERADRLLAGLKAGKHDLVGPTAFGQGPRARVHSPEYLGFLAEAWDAWSALGDSGPEMIANMHPVRNAATYPTHIVGRLGWHTIDTSCPIGPGTWAAACAATDVATTAAQLVSDGEDAAYALCRPPGHHAYRDLASGFCFLNNSAVAAAHLRLRHERVAILDVDVHHGNGTQGIFYERPDVLTVSIHADPTFFNPFVWGYAHERGAGPGLGANLNVPLPIGTGDDGYVQALGVAEKTIRSFAPGALVVALGLDASEHDPLAGLAVTTEGFRRIGAAIARLGLPTVFVQEGGYLSEILGANLTSALAGFEEVR, from the coding sequence GTGAAGGCCGTCCATACCGAACTGCATCGAAGCCACGATCCGCAATTCTTTCTGGTTCGCGGCGTCGTCAAGCGTACCACCGAACAGCCCGAACGCGCCGACCGGCTGCTCGCGGGGCTCAAGGCGGGCAAGCACGATCTGGTTGGGCCGACTGCTTTCGGGCAGGGCCCGCGGGCAAGGGTTCACAGCCCGGAATATCTCGGCTTTCTCGCCGAGGCATGGGACGCCTGGTCCGCGCTTGGGGATTCTGGCCCCGAGATGATCGCCAACATGCATCCCGTCCGCAACGCCGCGACTTACCCGACCCACATCGTCGGCCGTCTCGGCTGGCATACGATCGATACGTCCTGTCCGATCGGCCCCGGCACCTGGGCTGCCGCTTGCGCTGCCACCGATGTGGCGACGACGGCAGCTCAACTGGTTTCAGATGGCGAGGATGCGGCTTATGCACTCTGCCGTCCTCCCGGTCATCATGCCTATCGCGACCTGGCCAGCGGCTTTTGCTTTCTCAACAACAGCGCGGTTGCGGCCGCCCATCTGCGGCTGAGGCATGAACGCGTGGCGATCCTCGACGTCGACGTCCATCATGGTAACGGCACGCAAGGCATCTTCTACGAGCGGCCCGATGTTCTCACGGTTTCGATCCACGCCGATCCGACCTTCTTCAACCCCTTCGTTTGGGGCTATGCCCACGAGCGCGGCGCGGGTCCCGGGCTTGGCGCCAATCTCAACGTTCCGCTGCCGATCGGCACCGGGGATGACGGCTATGTTCAGGCGCTCGGCGTAGCGGAAAAGACGATCCGTTCCTTTGCTCCCGGCGCCCTCGTCGTGGCGCTCGGTCTCGATGCGTCCGAGCATGATCCTCTTGCCGGTCTCGCCGTGACCACCGAAGGATTCCGGCGCATCGGCGCGGCCATCGCGCGGTTGGGATTACCAACCGTCTTCGTCCAGGAAGGCGGATATCTGTCGGAGATTCTCGGAGCCAATCTGACGTCTGCCCTCGCCGGATTCGAAGAGGTTCGCTAG